In one window of Paraflavitalea soli DNA:
- a CDS encoding redoxin family protein, which yields MRFVLSLALCTFLLFSLQAQQAAITFKVMGGKEKTVRFMRPLQGNYFINELTADTLDGTGTLVIPNKEKVAGAYGFVYKKMYRLFVKPGKSYTVTIDEKNQANPLSIEGPEQEGQLALANLSFEFYQSAASRYHKQDTVFAHNKQRIQHELDSCLAPFRQLHAQHKIDDAFYSYAEILIRNYYAAVLSTTLMWPIRELEFNKDSARYDAQKINRIHGYWQELAAISNIFDARSMATDTYADYSRTYNGWYFRFFLPQMQGVFKQPANEEEYQKAVYNVLVDHYKQEPLREYLLASNIHELLLEKRYQSVIPGFYQSFIKTYPRSRYTPLLTPGIAAVKDFLTKQEAEFAKNQLFVENYASIETVDQLTALSKGKTVFIDFWATWCGPCKEEFKYNKDLKEFLNSKGIELMYVSIDKEAADKQWKTMIKYYNLQGTHLRASEKLYRNIFNAFNHNDVFAIPRYILLKDGKIMEPDALPPSKKSELYKQLEQYL from the coding sequence ATGCGATTTGTATTATCCCTGGCACTCTGTACCTTTTTGCTCTTTTCCCTGCAAGCACAACAAGCTGCCATTACTTTCAAAGTGATGGGTGGCAAAGAAAAAACGGTTCGGTTCATGCGTCCGCTGCAAGGCAACTATTTCATCAACGAACTGACAGCAGATACCCTGGATGGTACAGGCACGCTGGTGATACCCAACAAGGAAAAAGTGGCCGGCGCTTATGGCTTTGTATATAAAAAAATGTACAGGCTGTTTGTAAAGCCCGGCAAGTCCTATACGGTTACCATCGATGAGAAAAACCAGGCTAATCCGCTCTCTATTGAAGGCCCCGAACAGGAAGGCCAGCTGGCCCTGGCGAATCTTTCTTTTGAATTTTACCAAAGCGCGGCCTCCAGGTACCACAAACAGGATACGGTGTTTGCGCACAACAAGCAAAGGATACAACATGAGCTGGACAGTTGCCTCGCCCCTTTCCGTCAGCTGCATGCGCAACACAAGATTGATGATGCATTCTACAGCTATGCAGAAATCCTGATCAGGAATTATTATGCGGCTGTTCTGAGTACTACGCTTATGTGGCCAATACGGGAACTTGAGTTTAATAAGGACAGTGCGCGGTATGATGCTCAAAAGATCAACCGTATCCATGGTTACTGGCAGGAGCTGGCAGCGATATCAAACATTTTCGATGCACGCTCCATGGCAACAGATACGTATGCTGATTATAGCCGTACTTACAACGGCTGGTATTTTCGTTTTTTTCTTCCGCAGATGCAGGGAGTATTTAAACAACCTGCCAATGAGGAGGAATACCAAAAAGCTGTATACAATGTACTGGTCGATCATTACAAGCAAGAACCGCTGCGGGAATACCTACTGGCCTCCAATATCCATGAATTGCTATTGGAAAAGAGGTACCAGTCGGTAATACCCGGCTTTTACCAGTCATTCATCAAAACATATCCCCGCAGCCGGTATACGCCTTTACTTACGCCAGGCATTGCCGCAGTAAAGGATTTCCTGACTAAACAGGAAGCTGAATTTGCCAAAAACCAGCTGTTTGTAGAAAACTATGCCAGTATTGAAACGGTAGATCAACTCACAGCCCTGTCCAAAGGAAAAACGGTATTCATCGACTTCTGGGCCACCTGGTGCGGCCCCTGCAAAGAAGAGTTTAAATACAACAAAGATCTGAAAGAGTTTCTAAACAGCAAGGGCATTGAATTGATGTACGTGTCCATTGACAAGGAAGCTGCCGACAAACAATGGAAAACGATGATCAAGTATTACAACCTGCAAGGCACGCACCTGCGGGCTTCTGAGAAATTGTACAGGAACATTTTCAATGCTTTCAACCACAATGACGTGTTTGCCATTCCGCGTTATATACTTCTCAAAGACGGAAAGATCATGGAACCGGACGCCCTGCCGCCCAGCAAAAAAAGCGAGCTGTACAAGCAATTGGAGCAGTACCTGTAA
- a CDS encoding ABC transporter permease/M1 family aminopeptidase codes for MLKNLLHFELKYHFKQVTFMVAFILFAGLGILITKGNFGGSELHQNSPYVISYITCFLSLFAIFVSTLFCANVVLRDTTYAMDGLIFTTSIERLPYFLVRLLGLLIAVFLILCAGVLGIYMGTQSVNPDQLGPFKISYFLHPLLVFGLPNIVFCCSVIFSVALLTRNMRAVYMTGVSLFILYFLGSILGNSPIMASSDKSTQGSQLLPYLLDPFGITSLLIETRSWPVTVRNSRLFPLEGAFLANRIGWMTLAILLLVLSYRYYRFRLPAAGKMRKQKNAVGPTTIIPYQSVATHPNGWAYQWATFRAQFKLEVASVFKHIPFLVMLALWIFLYAIELKENVLHGPYGIRFNAFTGAIVEEFVSIRPALLLLIFYAGELISRERSANMQGLVFSTPVRNTSLWAAKCATLAVLIAVLISANICIGIGLQFFTGFPQVDIPAYLSLYFYSGVPLLLFAILIVFIQTVVPNKYLGMLLSLTAVGLIIFSRRLGITHPLLRYAMLPELQYSPMNGFGHAAATVRWYLLYWAACAGVLSLLAAALWKGSSHTTFWQRLKTMGRQWQLPGKLLMAVCLLTWIGSGIYINSQLPAVNTGRTNGTGKNWKVAYEQKYKSQSQVSQPYIVAVKTEVDLYPAAGRYTVKGSYRLRNESAQPISTLWLGVDPDVTSIQFAIPQARLTTADEGFKQYFYTLATPLQPGMETTIQFSMEVKRSPFAPFNSEHSVVSNGSYIELEKYVPFLGYNDRFETGDAALRKAQGLPPMAASTSADTSYHRIDFETVVSTVPDQQVVTAGTLQKTWQTNGRSYFHYKTEQPIAFMFALSSARYAVQKEQHRGIELSVYYVPGEANNLPTLLQAMKDALDYGQANFGPYPLRQLTLAAIPHYPGAATAYPGVVFSAEKINFMSNLSDTSRFNHTYALTAHEVAHQWWANALAPLDAPGRAVLTESLAKYTEYMVTQRRYGQQYLRSLLQADNNLYFAFRNMTGEPELPLLQANQPYLYYQKGGLSLYAIQEMLGEDRMNQSLQRLINKHGFPHSKATTTDLLTELGTGATADQSKRMDDLFKQVITYDNRLRVVRCDTLPDGRFKLQLQVSIGKTNEAGAKPQALTPDEVFTLAVYDSPSDRWTRHTAPAYQEQHRFTRAITDLTIVVNKKPAVAVIDPYGYWLDADQSNNAEVVK; via the coding sequence ATGTTAAAGAACCTGCTGCACTTTGAGTTGAAGTACCACTTCAAACAGGTCACTTTCATGGTAGCCTTTATCCTATTTGCAGGCCTGGGCATACTGATCACGAAAGGCAATTTCGGCGGCAGTGAATTGCACCAGAACTCACCCTATGTGATCAGCTATATTACCTGCTTCCTTTCCCTGTTTGCCATTTTTGTAAGCACTTTATTCTGCGCCAATGTGGTGCTGCGTGATACCACCTATGCTATGGATGGCCTCATATTCACCACTTCCATTGAGCGACTGCCCTATTTCCTGGTGCGGTTGCTCGGTTTATTGATAGCCGTTTTCCTGATCCTCTGTGCAGGGGTACTGGGCATTTATATGGGCACGCAATCCGTCAATCCCGATCAACTGGGGCCTTTTAAAATAAGTTATTTCCTCCACCCCTTGCTCGTGTTTGGTTTACCCAATATTGTATTTTGCTGTAGTGTGATCTTTAGCGTGGCCCTGCTTACCCGCAATATGCGGGCGGTATATATGACCGGGGTATCCTTGTTCATCCTGTATTTCCTGGGATCGATCCTGGGCAATTCTCCGATCATGGCCAGCTCTGATAAAAGTACCCAGGGATCACAACTACTACCTTATCTGCTCGATCCTTTTGGTATTACTTCCTTATTGATCGAAACCCGTTCCTGGCCAGTCACGGTACGCAATAGCCGCCTCTTTCCCCTGGAAGGGGCGTTCCTCGCCAACCGTATAGGCTGGATGACCCTTGCCATCCTGCTGCTGGTACTCAGCTACCGCTATTACCGGTTCCGCCTGCCTGCTGCCGGTAAAATGCGCAAGCAAAAAAATGCAGTCGGCCCCACCACTATTATTCCTTATCAAAGTGTAGCCACACATCCCAACGGATGGGCTTATCAATGGGCGACCTTCAGAGCGCAATTCAAACTGGAAGTTGCTTCCGTGTTCAAACATATTCCTTTCCTGGTGATGCTGGCTTTGTGGATCTTCCTGTACGCGATAGAGCTTAAAGAAAATGTATTGCATGGTCCTTATGGTATACGGTTCAATGCGTTTACCGGCGCTATTGTGGAGGAGTTTGTTTCTATCCGTCCTGCCTTGTTGTTATTGATCTTTTATGCGGGAGAACTTATCAGCCGCGAACGCTCGGCCAATATGCAGGGCCTGGTATTCAGTACACCCGTACGCAATACCAGTTTATGGGCTGCTAAATGCGCTACCCTCGCCGTATTGATCGCGGTGCTCATTAGCGCCAATATCTGTATCGGCATCGGGCTGCAGTTCTTTACCGGCTTCCCGCAGGTGGATATTCCCGCTTACCTGTCTTTGTATTTTTACAGCGGTGTTCCCCTCCTGTTATTTGCAATACTGATCGTATTCATACAAACGGTAGTACCCAATAAATACCTGGGTATGCTGCTGAGCCTCACAGCGGTTGGCCTCATTATTTTCTCACGGCGCCTGGGCATCACGCATCCCCTGCTGCGTTATGCAATGCTGCCGGAATTGCAATACTCACCCATGAATGGTTTTGGCCATGCTGCTGCTACGGTGCGCTGGTACCTTTTATACTGGGCTGCCTGCGCAGGAGTATTGTCACTCCTGGCTGCAGCTTTGTGGAAAGGCAGTTCGCATACTACTTTCTGGCAACGCTTGAAAACGATGGGCAGGCAATGGCAATTGCCCGGTAAGCTCCTGATGGCTGTTTGCTTATTGACCTGGATTGGTTCGGGTATTTACATCAATAGCCAGCTACCAGCCGTCAATACAGGCCGGACGAATGGTACGGGCAAAAACTGGAAGGTGGCTTATGAGCAAAAGTACAAGTCTCAATCACAAGTATCGCAACCCTATATTGTTGCCGTGAAGACGGAGGTAGACCTGTATCCCGCGGCCGGCAGGTATACCGTGAAAGGATCTTACCGGTTGCGCAATGAATCAGCACAACCTATTTCCACCTTGTGGCTGGGCGTTGACCCCGATGTTACCTCCATTCAATTTGCCATTCCACAGGCCAGGTTGACGACAGCCGATGAAGGGTTTAAGCAATACTTTTATACCCTGGCCACTCCCCTGCAGCCTGGTATGGAAACAACGATCCAATTTTCCATGGAGGTAAAACGATCCCCCTTTGCCCCCTTCAATTCCGAGCATTCGGTGGTGAGCAATGGTAGTTATATTGAACTGGAGAAGTATGTTCCCTTTCTGGGTTACAATGACCGTTTTGAGACGGGCGATGCCGCGCTGAGGAAGGCGCAAGGCTTGCCGCCCATGGCGGCCAGCACCTCCGCAGATACCAGTTACCACCGCATCGACTTTGAAACGGTAGTCTCCACCGTGCCCGATCAGCAGGTAGTCACCGCCGGTACCCTGCAAAAGACATGGCAGACCAATGGCCGCAGCTATTTCCATTACAAAACGGAGCAGCCCATTGCCTTTATGTTTGCCCTCAGCTCGGCCAGGTATGCAGTGCAAAAGGAGCAGCACCGTGGTATTGAGTTAAGCGTATATTATGTACCCGGGGAAGCCAACAACCTTCCTACACTCCTGCAGGCCATGAAAGATGCCCTTGATTACGGACAGGCCAACTTTGGTCCTTACCCATTGCGCCAGTTAACCCTGGCAGCGATACCGCATTATCCTGGAGCAGCTACAGCATACCCTGGGGTGGTGTTCAGCGCGGAGAAGATCAACTTTATGAGTAACCTGAGCGACACCAGCCGGTTCAACCATACTTATGCATTGACGGCCCATGAAGTAGCACACCAGTGGTGGGCCAATGCCCTGGCGCCCCTGGATGCCCCGGGCAGGGCGGTACTCACCGAATCGCTGGCCAAGTACACGGAATATATGGTTACGCAAAGACGGTATGGCCAGCAATACCTGCGCAGCCTGCTGCAGGCAGACAACAACCTGTATTTTGCCTTCCGCAACATGACGGGCGAACCCGAATTGCCACTGCTGCAAGCCAACCAACCCTACCTGTATTATCAAAAAGGGGGATTATCGCTTTATGCGATCCAGGAAATGTTGGGAGAAGACCGCATGAATCAATCCCTGCAAAGACTGATCAACAAACATGGCTTTCCACATAGCAAGGCAACAACCACGGACCTGCTTACTGAGCTAGGCACGGGGGCTACTGCCGACCAGTCCAAACGTATGGACGACCTTTTTAAGCAGGTGATCACGTACGACAACAGGCTGCGGGTGGTGCGTTGCGACACCCTGCCCGATGGCCGGTTTAAACTACAATTGCAGGTAAGCATTGGCAAAACAAATGAAGCGGGAGCGAAACCGCAGGCGCTTACACCGGATGAGGTATTCACCCTGGCGGTGTATGATAGCCCTTCAGATCGATGGACCAGGCATACAGCACCTGCGTACCAGGAACAGCACCGGTTTACCAGGGCAATTACCGACCTGACGATTGTAGTTAATAAAAAGCCAGCGGTAGCCGTGATCGATCCTTATGGTTATTGGCTGGATGCGGACCAGTCGAATAATGCGGAGGTGGTGAAGTAG
- a CDS encoding GMC oxidoreductase, producing MAKTAKKKAAVAGGPQANGVNLSFNVLFDLWFPVTQLPIPKAVLADIIYISANVKAGFWKEVSAQPNPLLTLLGLLTNPQQLPFYAQLKQSGNPAIQRFISVANGMGGLTQDQASQVLGFFFEGTAGSLSTQIAMTIREAFLSVIWDLPLAVPLTGIQVPTTFISSTPQYSKIHYPQIPPSWLMYDANTKTIKAKQNGIDYLVIGSGPAGATVATELQKAGKKVVLIEQGPWVVWGSMNTMSYSRLMFGNDTVTTVNNSVIVRSGQAMGGGTTVNIDLAFSPLESTIQYRIANWVEKGWVDGRYYTQERIAAAYQWVRNTIATRAVSQTELNADNQALWDGANAYGVDPSLYHLNRFPLLLSPSPVTQKRDAARQLILPAAQDTNNPLSVLPDVSVQQLTFKSTGTDGGVIVTGATLVTQTPWTDPQYQNTIIDPCGLKIPAGTTVNIYADNVILAAGTIGSTKILLNSAKSQPAVNNPRVGKGLIMHPSFPLIGVVNKTINLLEGLDSATYLEAFGVTPGFIFETMGALPAYGALLIPGSGIDVYKKIVQFNQSVGFGVMLVDTPSDNNSVSLDSAGNVVLNYALSDSDKARFRNGVAIAIRMMFLAGATEVIIPTNENVLGLKNFNPMVGTYLTDIKQADLVEKNLQFIPNRTILTSAHLQATNKMGATAGTSVASINQRIWNYKTGKEIPNLYLMDSSMFPTSIGANPMQSLYTIAKIFSERLLGKTDKPGKVSFTDIKTDEPEIGPGRL from the coding sequence CCAACGGTGTCAACCTCAGCTTTAATGTATTGTTTGACCTGTGGTTTCCGGTCACCCAGCTTCCCATACCCAAGGCGGTACTGGCTGATATCATCTATATTTCAGCCAATGTAAAGGCCGGTTTCTGGAAAGAAGTGTCGGCCCAGCCCAACCCCTTACTTACCCTGCTTGGTTTGCTCACCAATCCGCAGCAGCTTCCTTTTTATGCGCAGCTGAAACAATCCGGCAACCCCGCTATCCAACGGTTCATTTCGGTAGCCAATGGCATGGGCGGGTTAACGCAGGACCAGGCCTCACAGGTACTGGGGTTCTTTTTCGAAGGAACAGCTGGTTCGCTATCCACCCAGATCGCCATGACCATTCGTGAAGCCTTCCTGTCGGTGATCTGGGACCTGCCGCTGGCTGTGCCGCTCACAGGCATTCAAGTACCAACCACCTTTATCAGCAGTACACCGCAGTACTCCAAGATCCATTATCCCCAAATACCGCCCAGCTGGCTGATGTACGATGCCAATACAAAAACGATCAAAGCAAAACAAAACGGGATCGATTACCTCGTGATCGGCAGTGGCCCTGCCGGCGCTACGGTAGCTACGGAACTGCAGAAAGCCGGTAAAAAAGTAGTATTGATCGAGCAAGGTCCCTGGGTAGTATGGGGCTCTATGAATACGATGAGTTATTCCCGGCTCATGTTTGGCAACGATACTGTTACCACAGTCAACAATAGTGTGATCGTGCGCAGCGGCCAGGCCATGGGAGGTGGAACTACCGTCAACATTGACCTGGCCTTCTCCCCCCTGGAATCAACCATCCAATACCGTATTGCCAACTGGGTAGAAAAGGGCTGGGTAGATGGCAGGTATTATACGCAGGAGCGCATTGCTGCCGCTTACCAGTGGGTACGCAATACCATTGCTACCCGTGCCGTATCACAAACGGAACTCAACGCTGATAACCAGGCACTGTGGGATGGCGCCAATGCGTATGGTGTTGATCCGTCGCTGTACCACCTCAATCGTTTCCCGCTACTGTTATCCCCTTCACCTGTGACGCAAAAACGGGATGCAGCCCGGCAACTCATTCTTCCTGCAGCGCAGGACACCAACAATCCATTGAGCGTGCTGCCCGATGTAAGTGTACAGCAACTGACCTTCAAATCTACGGGTACAGATGGCGGCGTGATCGTGACAGGCGCTACGTTGGTAACGCAAACTCCCTGGACAGATCCACAATATCAGAATACCATCATTGATCCCTGCGGCCTGAAGATACCGGCAGGCACTACGGTAAATATTTATGCGGATAATGTGATCCTGGCTGCTGGCACGATCGGGTCGACCAAAATATTACTCAACTCAGCAAAGAGTCAACCGGCAGTAAACAACCCCCGTGTGGGCAAAGGATTGATCATGCACCCTTCATTTCCGCTGATCGGGGTGGTCAATAAGACCATCAACCTGTTGGAAGGATTAGACAGTGCTACTTACCTCGAAGCTTTTGGTGTAACGCCTGGTTTCATCTTCGAGACCATGGGCGCCTTACCAGCCTATGGCGCTCTCCTGATTCCCGGAAGTGGCATCGATGTATACAAGAAGATCGTACAGTTCAACCAATCCGTAGGCTTTGGGGTGATGCTGGTGGACACGCCTTCGGACAATAATTCGGTATCACTCGACAGCGCCGGTAATGTCGTGCTTAACTATGCCCTCAGCGATAGTGATAAAGCCCGCTTCCGCAATGGGGTGGCCATCGCCATCCGGATGATGTTCCTGGCCGGGGCTACGGAGGTTATTATCCCTACCAATGAGAATGTACTTGGATTGAAAAACTTCAATCCGATGGTGGGCACTTACCTGACGGACATTAAGCAGGCGGACCTGGTGGAAAAGAACCTGCAGTTTATTCCCAACCGCACGATACTTACTTCGGCGCACCTGCAGGCTACCAATAAAATGGGGGCAACAGCCGGCACCTCAGTAGCTTCCATCAATCAGCGCATCTGGAATTATAAAACAGGTAAAGAGATACCGAACCTCTACCTGATGGACAGCAGTATGTTCCCTACTTCTATCGGGGCCAATCCCATGCAATCCTTGTACACGATTGCCAAGATATTCTCTGAGCGGTTATTGGGTAAAACGGATAAACCCGGCAAGGTGTCATTTACTGATATTAAGACCGATGAGCCGGAGATCGGGCCAGGACGTTTGTAG
- a CDS encoding AAA family ATPase: protein MLLKDNFYIITGGPGTGKTTLLQELHVRGYPYVPEVARTLIKDQLEANGDALPWKDARYYSCLMLGYSIRDFRALAHSQHLSFFDRGIPDTYGYEILMDFAYNDALQQALQEYRYNTTVFILPFWKDIYTTDNERKQDLAEAQATYHALRKAYEQAGYKLVEVPLVPVAERADFVLRQIG, encoded by the coding sequence ATGTTACTAAAAGACAATTTCTATATCATCACAGGAGGTCCGGGTACGGGCAAAACCACCTTATTACAGGAACTGCATGTGCGGGGATATCCCTATGTGCCGGAGGTAGCACGAACGCTCATTAAGGATCAGCTGGAAGCAAACGGAGACGCCCTTCCCTGGAAGGATGCCCGGTATTATTCCTGCCTGATGTTGGGATACTCGATACGCGATTTCCGGGCGCTGGCTCACTCGCAGCACCTATCCTTTTTTGACAGGGGTATTCCCGACACTTATGGCTATGAAATACTCATGGACTTTGCCTATAATGATGCCTTGCAGCAGGCCCTGCAGGAATACCGGTACAATACCACGGTGTTTATACTCCCCTTCTGGAAGGATATTTATACAACAGACAATGAACGGAAACAAGACCTGGCAGAAGCACAGGCCACTTACCATGCACTCCGGAAAGCCTATGAGCAGGCCGGATATAAGCTGGTGGAAGTACCGCTTGTACCGGTAGCGGAGCGGGCAGATTTTGTGTTAAGGCAGATAGGCTAA
- a CDS encoding ABC transporter ATP-binding protein has translation MQRLQIQQLSKTYSNGVQALNKVSLTISNGLFGLLGPNGAGKSSLMRTLATLQPPDSGQVLFDGTDVLQNQQLLRSQLGYLPQDFGVYPKIAAADLLNHLAVLKGITDKKARKEQVLALLQQTNLYQVRKQAVSTFSGGMRQRFGIAQALLGNPQLIIVDEPTAGLDPLERNRFHDLLSEIGEQVVVILSTHIVEDVHDLCPEMAIMAGGKVILQGKPALLTASLEGQVWQKTVSKEALKQYQSALNVISTRLTGGKMQVLVLSGICPDAGFTPFQPDLSAVYFSALFGAQRTKKEETAC, from the coding sequence ATGCAACGACTACAAATACAACAGCTTTCCAAAACCTACAGCAACGGCGTGCAAGCGCTGAACAAGGTGAGCCTCACTATTTCCAATGGTCTCTTTGGCCTGCTGGGTCCCAATGGCGCCGGTAAATCATCCTTAATGCGTACCCTGGCCACCCTGCAGCCGCCTGATAGCGGACAGGTATTGTTTGATGGTACGGATGTATTGCAAAACCAACAGCTCTTGCGCAGCCAGCTGGGCTACCTGCCGCAGGATTTTGGTGTGTACCCCAAGATCGCAGCGGCAGACCTGTTGAACCACCTGGCGGTATTGAAAGGCATCACGGATAAGAAAGCAAGGAAAGAACAGGTACTGGCCTTGCTGCAACAAACCAATTTATACCAGGTAAGGAAACAAGCCGTAAGCACTTTTTCCGGCGGTATGCGGCAGCGCTTTGGCATTGCGCAAGCCTTACTGGGCAATCCACAACTGATCATTGTAGATGAGCCCACAGCAGGGCTTGATCCGCTGGAGCGCAACCGCTTTCACGACCTGCTGAGTGAGATCGGTGAGCAGGTGGTGGTGATCCTGTCTACGCATATTGTGGAAGATGTGCACGACCTCTGTCCTGAAATGGCCATCATGGCGGGAGGCAAAGTGATCCTGCAAGGCAAGCCGGCCTTATTAACGGCTTCCCTGGAAGGACAGGTATGGCAGAAGACGGTTTCTAAAGAAGCACTGAAACAGTATCAATCGGCGCTCAACGTGATCTCTACCCGCCTCACAGGAGGTAAGATGCAGGTGCTGGTATTATCGGGCATTTGTCCGGATGCAGGCTTTACGCCTTTTCAGCCCGACCTCTCAGCTGTTTATTTCTCGGCATTATTTGGTGCACAACGCACCAAAAAGGAGGAAACTGCATGTTAA
- a CDS encoding sensor histidine kinase — MKRWNDLLGMLKKHYETWLYIGLLCWVVIFQLLEQKSMGWGFYLKHLSLVLFLLLPVLVFSWYKEQWLQTWSRRRYLWWWVICFAVYLPLVIYGLGTLVLPNSHLQLLIVVSAGCSLLLELVLVANAWYQQRLHQWKWIQKLSLEKSILISVSLISVILAIMGVSSIGNPAYDEPGRLLLGFEFSLWKVITRFGTFLGFTVQFLFMYLCGYFFFYLNNRILVPKILKPKGLILYCMSALAAVGIIYPVIAQLLAWLPFNHRLGMIFSANPFVLENAFGAIIIILLSLPVVLALQWSKQNGRIMALEKEKAETELDLLKQQLNPHFFFNTLNNLYALSLAQSKQTPESILQLSELMRYVIYKTKEPAVSIQEEIRYLEDYIQLQRIRLKRKPDIQFSQEVAADTPSVPPLLLIVLVENAFKHGVEPAEERAFLHISLRADARRLYFSCINSFEQETANKGGIGLANLQRRLALLYPGKHQLKTGIENHTFKAELELDLS; from the coding sequence ATGAAGCGATGGAATGACCTTTTGGGGATGTTGAAAAAGCATTATGAAACCTGGCTGTATATCGGCTTGTTGTGCTGGGTTGTCATTTTTCAACTGCTGGAACAAAAATCAATGGGATGGGGATTTTACCTAAAACACCTCTCCCTGGTCCTGTTCCTTCTCTTGCCTGTACTGGTATTCTCCTGGTATAAAGAACAATGGCTGCAAACCTGGTCCCGGCGGCGCTACCTGTGGTGGTGGGTGATCTGCTTTGCTGTGTATTTGCCGCTGGTCATTTATGGCCTTGGCACCCTGGTATTGCCAAACAGCCATCTCCAGTTATTAATCGTAGTCAGTGCGGGTTGCAGTTTGCTCCTGGAATTGGTATTGGTGGCCAATGCCTGGTACCAGCAACGCCTGCACCAATGGAAATGGATACAAAAGCTTAGCCTGGAGAAGTCCATTCTTATCAGCGTTTCCCTCATCTCCGTCATACTGGCCATCATGGGCGTGTCGAGTATTGGCAACCCGGCCTATGACGAGCCCGGCAGGTTATTGCTGGGTTTTGAGTTCAGCCTGTGGAAAGTGATCACCCGCTTTGGCACTTTCCTGGGTTTTACCGTGCAATTCCTGTTCATGTACCTCTGCGGGTATTTCTTTTTTTACCTCAATAACCGCATCCTGGTTCCCAAAATACTGAAGCCCAAAGGGCTCATCCTGTACTGCATGAGTGCCCTGGCGGCGGTAGGCATTATATATCCTGTCATTGCCCAGCTATTGGCCTGGCTGCCTTTCAATCATCGCCTGGGGATGATCTTTTCTGCCAATCCATTTGTACTGGAGAATGCCTTTGGCGCCATCATCATTATCCTGCTGAGCCTGCCCGTGGTGCTGGCCTTGCAATGGTCGAAGCAGAATGGGCGGATCATGGCCCTCGAAAAGGAGAAAGCGGAAACCGAGCTGGACCTGCTCAAGCAACAATTGAACCCTCATTTCTTCTTTAATACCCTCAACAACCTGTATGCCCTGAGCCTGGCCCAGTCGAAGCAAACGCCGGAAAGCATTTTGCAGTTGTCGGAGCTGATGCGGTATGTGATCTACAAGACCAAAGAACCGGCCGTGAGCATACAGGAGGAGATCAGGTACCTGGAAGATTATATACAGTTGCAGCGGATCAGGTTGAAACGGAAGCCCGACATACAGTTTAGCCAGGAGGTAGCCGCTGATACTCCTTCAGTGCCTCCCTTGCTGTTGATCGTGTTGGTAGAAAACGCTTTCAAGCATGGGGTAGAACCGGCAGAAGAGCGGGCTTTCCTGCATATTTCCCTGCGGGCCGATGCGCGCCGCCTGTATTTCAGCTGTATCAATTCCTTTGAACAGGAGACTGCCAATAAAGGGGGGATCGGATTGGCCAACCTGCAAAGAAGACTGGCTTTGTTGTATCCCGGTAAACACCAGTTGAAAACGGGTATAGAAAATCATACATTTAAAGCTGAACTGGAGCTCGACCTATCATGA
- a CDS encoding LytR/AlgR family response regulator transcription factor, with protein sequence MKIRCLIVDDEPLAHEVILKYIEDVPFLETVGQCYLATEALAFLSTYTVDLIFLDIRMPKLSGLDFLRTLQQRPLVIITSAYEEHALESFDLEVCDYLLKPFRFDRFLKAANRALALYALKKQATEQPAVPVSPASFTAAEPGRIYIKSDKKQIQLELEEVYYLESVGNYVKVWGEQKFVLTPRTLTSFEEQLPADTFMRIHKSYILNKKYVHYIEGNTIRLKNGKELPVGKSYKQVVKLL encoded by the coding sequence ATGAAAATACGTTGTTTAATAGTCGATGATGAGCCGTTGGCCCATGAAGTGATCCTCAAATACATAGAGGATGTTCCCTTCCTGGAAACGGTAGGGCAGTGTTACCTGGCTACCGAAGCCCTGGCATTTCTCAGTACCTATACTGTAGACCTCATCTTCCTCGATATCCGCATGCCTAAGTTGAGCGGCCTCGACTTCCTGCGTACGCTGCAACAGCGGCCCCTGGTCATTATCACTTCCGCTTATGAAGAACATGCCCTGGAGAGCTTCGACCTGGAAGTATGCGATTACCTGTTAAAGCCTTTCCGTTTCGACCGCTTTTTGAAAGCTGCCAACCGCGCCCTGGCGCTGTATGCGCTGAAGAAGCAAGCCACTGAGCAACCTGCTGTCCCCGTTTCTCCGGCATCCTTTACAGCTGCCGAACCTGGCCGTATTTATATCAAGTCCGATAAGAAACAAATACAACTGGAACTGGAGGAGGTATATTACCTGGAGAGTGTAGGCAACTATGTGAAAGTGTGGGGTGAACAAAAGTTTGTGTTAACGCCGCGTACCCTCACCAGTTTTGAAGAGCAGCTGCCGGCCGACACTTTTATGCGCATTCATAAGTCCTATATCCTCAATAAAAAATATGTGCATTACATTGAAGGCAATACCATTCGCCTGAAGAATGGGAAGGAACTACCAGTGGGGAAAAGCTACAAACAAGTGGTGAAGTTGCTTTGA